The following nucleotide sequence is from Streptomyces brevispora.
GGCCGGCAGTGCGGACTCGAACACGCCGACTCCGTACGCGCCCTGCTGCTCATCGAGGCCCGTGCCGGGCTGGCCGCCGTGACCCGGCTCTACGAGCAGGGCACCGCCGCCGAACGGCGCGCGGTCCTGCTCACGCTGCCCGCGCTGGACCTCGGCGCCACCGCCGTGGCCCTCGTCGAGGACGCCCTGCGCGCCAACGACACCACACTGATCGCCGCCGCCGTCGGCCCGTACGCCGGCGACCGTCTCGATCCGCACAACTGGCGCCACGCCGTCCTCAAGTGCCTCTTCACCGGTGTCCCCGTCGACGCCGTCGCCCAGCTGGCCCGGCGATCCCGCGGCGATGCGGAACTCGCCCGGATGCTGGGCGACTACGCGGCCGAGCGCATCGCGGCAGGCCGCCCCGTCCCCGCCGACCTGCACCGCGTACTCGCCCTGACGGCCCCCGGACCGGACGCCCCCGGACCGGACGCCCCCGGACCGGACGCCCCCGGACCGGACGCCCCCGGACCGGACGCCCCCGGCACTGAGACCACCGCCACCGGTTCCGCTGCCCACGGTCCCGCCGCCCCCACGGCCTCAACGGCCCCATCGGAGGAATCCTGATGCGCATCTTCGACCCGCATATCCACATGACCTCCCGCACCACGGACGACTATCAGGCGATGTACGACGCCGGGGTCCGGGCCCTCGTCGAACCGTCCTTCTGGCTGGGCCAGCCCCGTACCTCGCCCGCCAGCTTCTTCGACTACTTCGACGCCCTGCTCGGCTGGGAGCCTTTCCGCGCCGCCCAGTACGGCATCGCGCACCACTGCACGCTCGCCCTCAACCCCAAAGAGGCGAACGACCCGCGCTGCACCCCCGTCCTGGACGCCCTGCCGCGCTATCTGGTCAAGGACTCCGTCGTCGCCGTCGGCGAGATCGGCTACGACTCCATGACCCCGGCCGAGGACACCGCGCTGGCCGCCCAGCTCCAGCTCGCCGCCGACCACGGGCTGCCCGCACTCGTCCACACCCCGCACCGCGACAAGCTCGCCGGCCTGCGCCGCACCATCGACGTCGTCCGGGAGTCGAACCTCGCCCCGGAGTTCGTCGTGCTCGACCACCTCAACGAGACGACGGTGAAGGACGCCCTGGACAGCGGCTGCTGGGCCGGCTTCTCCATCTACCCGGACACCAAGATGGACGAGGACCGCATGGTCGCCGTCCTCAAACTCCACGGCACCGAGAAGATCCTCGTCAACTCGGCCGCCGACTGGGGCAGGAGCGACCCGCTGAAGACCCGCGGTGTCGGTGACGCGATGCTCGCCGCCGGCTTCACCGAGGACGACGTCGACCAGGTCCTCTGGCGCAACCCCGTCGCCTTCTACGGCCAGAGCGGCCGCCTCCACCTCGACACCGCCACCCCCGACCCGCTCCACGAGGGCAACTCCATCCTCCGCGGCGGGGAGTGAGCCGATGCGCTTCCGTCACCCCGACGGCACCACCGTCCACCTCGCGTACTGCACCAACGTCCACCCGGCCGAAAACCTCGAAGGAGTCCGCGCCCAACTGCGCGACCACTGCGAACCGGTACGCAAACGGCTCGGCCGCGACCGCCTCGGCATCGGCCTCTGGCTCGCCAGGGACGCCGCCCGCACCCTGGTCAACGACCCCTCGCAACTGCGCTCCCTGCGCGCCGAACTCGACCACCGGGGACTCGAAGTCGTCACGCTCAACGGCTTCCCGTACGAGGGATTCGGCGCCGAAGAAGTCAAGTACCGGGTGTACAAGCCGGACTGGACGGACCCCGAACGGCTCGCCCATACCACCGACCTCGCCCGGCTCCTCGCCACCCTCCTCCCCGACGACGTCACCGACGGCACCATCTCCACCCTCCCCATCGCCTGGCGCACCCCGTACACGGGCGACCCCGAGGCGGCCCGCACCGCACTCGCCGCCCTCACCACCCTCGGCGAACGCCTCGACGCGCTGGCCGAACTCACCGGGAAGTCCATCCGGATCGGCCTCGAACCCGAACCCGGCTGCACCGTCGAAACCACCGCCGACGCCATCGCCCCCCTCACCGCCATCGGCCACGAACGCATCGGCGTCTGCGTCGACACCTGCCATCTCGCCACCTCCTTCGAGGACCCGGACGGCGCACTCGACGCGCTCGACGCCGCCGGCATCCCCGTCGTCAAGGCACAGCTCTCCGCCGCCCTGCACGCCGAGCACCCCCACCTCCCCGAAGTGCGCACCGCACTCGCCGCCTTCGCCGAGCCCCGCTTCCTCCACCAGACCCGCATCTCCACCGCCGCGGGGCTGCGCGGCACCGACGACCTCGACGAGGCGGTCACCGGCGACACCCTGCCCGACAGCGCCCCGTGGCGCGCCCACTTCCACGTCCCCCTGCACGCACCTCCCGCACCACCGCTCACCTCCACCCTCCCCGTGCTCCGGTCCACGCTGACCCGTCTCGTCGGCGGTACGCAGCCGCTCACCCGGCACCTGGAGGTCGAGACGTACACCTGGCAGGCGCTCCCGGCCGAGCTGCGCCCCCGGACCCGCGCCCAGCTCGCCGACGGCATCGCCGCCGAACTCACCCTCGCCCGCGACCTCCTGGTCGACCTCGGTCTCAAGGAGCTGCCATGACCACTGCCGGGACCACCGACTCACCCACACCGCTCCTGGTCCTCGACGTCGTGGGGCTCACCCCCCGACTCCTCGACCACATGCCGCACCTCAAGGCCCTCGGACAGGACGGCACCCACGCCCCGCTCGGCACCGTTCTCCCCGCCGTGACGTGCGCCGCCCAGTCCACCTTCCTCACCGGCACCACTCCCGCCGAACACGGCATCGTCGCCAACGGCTGGTACTTCCGCGAACTCGGTGACGTCCTCCTGTGGCGTCAGCACAACGGACTGGTCGAGGGCGACAAGCTCTGGGACGCCGCCCGCCGCGCCCACCCCGGCTACACCGTCGCCAACATCTGCTGGTGGTACGCGATGGGCGCCGACACCGACTTCACCGTCACCCCGCGACCCGTCTACTACGCCGACGGCCGCAAGGAACCCGACTGCTACACCCGCCCGCCGGCCCTCCATGACGAACTCACCGCGAAACTCGGCACCTTCCCCCTCTTCCACTTCTGGGGGCCCGGCGCCGACCTCGTCTCCTCCCAGTGGATCATCGACGCGACCCGGCACATCCTCGACACCCGCCACCCCGACCTCGCCCTCTGTTACCTCCCGCACCTCGACTACGACCTCCAGCGCTACGGCCCGGACGATCCGCGCGCCTTCAAGGCCGCGGCCGACCTCGACCGGGCCGTCGCCCCGCTGCTCGACGACGCCCGCCGCGAGGGCCGCACCGTCGTGGCCCTCTCCGAGTACGGCATCACCCGCGTCGAGCGGCCCGTCGACATCAACCGCGCCCTGCGCCGCGCCGGCCTGCTGGAGGTCCACACCCAGGACGGCATGGAGTACCTGGACCCGATGACCTCCCGGGCCTTCGCCGTCGCCGACCACCAGATCGCGCACATCTACGTACGCCGCCCCGAGGACCTCGAAGCGACCCGCGAAGCCCTGGCGGACCTCCCGGGCATCGAGCAGCTCCTGGACGACGAGGGCAAGAAGGCACACGGACTCGACCATCCCCGCTCCGGCGAGCTGGTCGCCGTCGCGGACCCGGACGCCTGGTTCACGTACTACTACTGGCTCGACGACGACCGCGCGCCCGACTTCGCGCAGCTTGTCGAGATCCACCGCAAACCCGGCTACGACCCCGTCGAGCTCTTCCTGGACCCCCAGGACCCCTACGTCCGGGTCAGGGCGGCCACGGCCGTCGCCCGCAAGAAGCTCGGCATGCGTTACCGCATGGCGGTCGTCCCCCTGGACCCGTCACCTATTCGAGGCAGCCACGGCCGCCTCCCCCTGAGCGACGACGAAGGTCCGCTCATCCTCTGCTCCACCCCCCACGCGTTCACCGGCCCGGTCCGGGCCACCGAAGTGAAGTCCCTGCTCCTCCAGCTTGCCGGACTGCACTGACAACACGAACCCCCGCGCCCCGCACCCGCCGATTCCCGCGGCCACGTTCCCTTAGGCCCGTTCCCGCAGCCTCGTTCCTGTATGACCAGAAGGAGTCCCCCCATGAGCCGCCGCCGCACCCCCGTGGACGCCGAACTCGCCCGCAAGCTCAGCCGACGTTCCATGCTCGGCGTCGCCGCCGGAGCCACCGCCGCCGCACTCGTGGGAGCCGCGGCCCCCACCGCCAGTGCCCACGACAAGCCTCACGGCAAGCCGAACGGGAAGCCCCACGGCGCCCCCCTGCTGCCGCCCGGCCGTCTCGGAATCCAGCTCTACACCCTCCGGGACAAGGTCTCGACCCTCGGCTTCGACAAGGTCTTCGCCGAGCTGGAGGCATTCGGGTACGACGAGGTCGAGTACGCCGGTTACACCCAGGGCTCGGCCGGTGACATCACACTCGCGCAGCTCAAGCGGCTCACCCGGGACCACGGGCTGAAGGGCATAGGCAGCCACGTCGGTTACTCCGACGACAACAACCCCAACGCCTACACCTTCGCGCAGAACCTCACCAAGGTCCTCGACGACGCCCAGGCACTCGACCTCAAGCACATCGGCACCGCGTCCGGCCCGTTCCGCTACGGCTCGACGGTCGACGCCTGGAAGCGGGCCGCCGACGACTTCAACACCTACGGAGCCGCGGCCAGGAAGCGCGGCATGAAGTTCTACCAGCACAACCACGCCGAGGAGTTCTCCTTCGCCACCGACCAGCCGGACGTCCGCCTCTACGACGTGCTGCTCGCCGAGACCGACCCCGACCTGGTCTACCTGGAGATGGACATCTACTGGGCGTACGTCGGCCAGTTCCGCTTCGGCAAGCGGGTGGACGGCACGCCCGACTCCTTCGACCCGCTGCACTACGTGCTGAAGCACCCCGACCGCTACCCGCTCTTCCACGTCAAGGACGGCGAGGAGGACGTGGCCGCCCGCGACGGCTACCGGATGGTGGACGTCGGCGACGGCGACATCGACTACGCCCGTTTCCTGACCGCCGTCAACAAGACCAGGGGCGGCCGCCGCGACCACCACTGGCAGGTGGAGCACGACCAGCCGATCGTCGACTCCTTCACCACGGCCCGGCGCTCCGCCGCCTATCTGCACACCCTGCGGCAGAAGGGCTGCTGATCCGCCGACCGCGTACCACGGCCCTCCCCGCACCGCGCGGGGAGGGCCGTGGCCGTTCGTCGTGCCGTCGAGTGCGCCGGGTTCACCCGATCCCCTGTCGGTCGGGAAGCAGCGCGAACTCCCGCTCGGCCGCGTCCGGCACCGTGCGCTCGACCGCCTGAACCAGCAGTGCACGGTGCCTGATCAGCGGCTTCTGCCGATCGGGCGCCGCGAGCAGCGCGAGATCGTCGATCCCGGCCAGCAGCCGCCGGGTCACCTGCGGACTGTTCACGGCACACCGCCTGATCTCCTCGAATCCGAGATCCACCAGATCCGCCCATCCCGGCACGTCCTGCACCAGCCGCACGGCTCCCTCGCGGTCCCGGTGGTGGACGGCGCCGAGGGGAAGGTCCACGAGGGCCGTGAGGAACTGCACGATCCGGTCCAGGCACTGCACGGCGGTGGTCGGGTCGTTCACGGCCGGCGAGACGGCCCGCAGCGCGATGTCCGACAGCTGGCGCAGCCCGAACGCCAGATCCTGGTGCAGGGTGCGCTCGACGCCGACGGACACCGTGTACCGCAGCGCGCGCCGGGGCGGCGCGCTCCCGCCGTGGACCGCGAGCACCGGTGTCCCCGGCACGACGAAGTCCCCGATCCGCGGGATCAGTCGCAGAACGACGCCCTGTTGCCGCGCGGCCCGCACCAGCCGCGCCACGTTCACATCCCGCAGCACCCCGGCCCGCCCCTCGTGCACGAACTGCCCGGTCTCGGCCGTGATCGGTCCCTCCTGGGGCAGGCCGCTTGGCATCCGCCCCAGTACCCGGAAGGAATCCCGGGTGATGCGGTCGACGACGGGGCCGACCTGCATGAGACGCAGCGTGGAGCTCACATAGGCGATGAAGAGCAGCAGACTGAGCCCGACGAGCACGGCGGTCAGCACACTCTGCACAAACGGCACGGACGTGACGAGGCGCGGATCCGTCTCGCTCTCGTACGAGCTCAGGACCAGCAGCGAGAACACGAACGTCGCCAGGAACACCGACAGCGTGAGCTTGCTGATCCGGCTCCGTACGAAGATCCGCACCACTCGGGGTGTGAGCTGCCCGCTCGCCATCTGCACGGCCACCAGCGAAATACTGAAGACCACACCGATGAAGGTCATCATCGCCGAGCTGATCGTGACGACGATCGTCTGGGTGTCCTCGGCGATCGAGAGCAGGTCCTTGATCTCGTCGTACGCCTGCTCGTTCTGGAGGTAGACGATGAGCTGCTTGTCGATCTCCGAGGCGACGAACCAGAGCACGATGGCGCAGACCAGCGTCAGAGCCGGAGCGAACCAGAAGGTTTCGCGCAGATGCTCACGCAACGGTGACAGCACGCGGGGTGGCCGATAGCCGCGATCACTCATGCAGGCGAACGTAACCCGCCCCGCACTCACTCCCGTGGACCCCGCCGCCGACCCTCCGGACACACTGTGCGTACGCGATCGGGGACAGAGCGTACGCAAAGGCGGGGGTGCGCCGTCATGAGTGCCTCCCCGATGGGCGCGCACCCCGCCGACCAGCGCACTGACCACCGGAAATGCAGGTGAGAGGGACCCCAAACCCCTGGTATTGTTTTCTTTGTCGCCGCGGGAGACCGCGGATGACCACCCAGTCCGGGTGGCGGAATGGCAGACGCGCTAGCTTGAGGTGCTAGTGCCCTTTATCGGGCGTGGGGGTTCAAGTCCCCCCTCGGACACCAAGGTCAACCGACCAAATCAAGCCGGTCAAAGCGACACTTTGTCGCATTGACCGGCTTTGTTGTTGTGGTGGACGTGATCTGGCCCTCTGCGGGTTCGCAGAGGGCCAGATGTGTTTGTGCTGTTCAGGTGGGGTGTGGGGGGCGGGGTGGGTCAGGTTTCCAAAGGTTTCCGGGGTGGTGTCGGGGAGGTATCCGTTGGGGGTCCAGCGGTGGGGGTTCTTGAGTTTGTGGCGGTTGGAGGGGCGGCGGCGGGCGGGTTGGTTGTTGGTCTGGAGGGTGTCGAGCCAGCTGGCGAGTTTGCGGTGGTTGGCGTGGGCGATCTGGAAGGCGAGGAGGAGGGACTGGGCGGCGATCCCGCAGATGCGGCGAGTGCGGGAGCGTTCGATGGCTTCGTGGTCCTTGGCGTAGCCGTTGAAGTGCTCGACGCGGTTGCGGAGGCGGAAGTAGTGGTGGACCCAGGGAGCGCGGCCGTGGTCGAGTTCCTGCCAGTGGCGGATGCCGATGTCGCGGGTGAAGGTGAGTGACTCGCGGCGGCAGATTTCGGGGTGTCCTGCCGGGGCGGGGACGATGTCGATGAGGGGCAGGCGGGGGTCACGGCCGAGGCTGCGGTATTTGACCGGGCAGGCGACGGTGGGGTGGGTGCCTGCTACGGGGCAGAGCATGCGTCGGGCACCGCGGTGGTCGGGGGCGGCTTTGGGGCGCAGGCGGTAGGAGGCGCGGGCGTCGATGCGGGCGCGCCAGGTGTTCCTGTCGATCTTTTTGTTGAGGAGGTCGGCGGTGGTGGTGGTGAGGGCTTCGGGGAGGTTGGGGCAGTACCAGGTGCCGTCGATGAGGAGGGCGCCGGCGTGGGTGCCCTGGATGCCGAGCTGGTCGATGCGGTATTCCCAGATGGGGCGGTAGCCGAGGTCGCGGACGGGGATGTGGAGATTTTCGGGCAGGGCGGCGTTGTAGGCGCGGTCGGCGGCGAGCCAGCCGGTGGGGTAGTTGCGGCGCCGCATGTCCCGGAGCGCGGTGATGGCGTTGCCGGCGGGGTCGTGTCCGGGTTTGTGGACGGTGAAGGCGAGCACGAGGGCGGGCAGGTGCTGGCTGTGGTCGCGGGCGGCTGCCGAGGGGCTGCCGGGCGGGCCGGCGGATGTGTCGCCGGTGACGACGAGGGTGGCTTCGAAGCCGAAGAGGTAGCGCTTGGCCTTGCGGGTCTTCCCCCCCGCTGCGGGTGTTGCATTCCTGCGGGGCGGTTGCGGGGTCACGGTGGTTGCTCTCACGGACGTACCAGGCGGCGTCGGGGTCGGTGGCGGTGTCCGGGCCGGTGGCGCTGACGCCACGTGAGAAGGTCCGGATCGGAGTGGCGTCAACGGCGGCCGAGCCGTCCCAGAATTCTTCGATGACGGCTCTGGCAGGGGCGAGGGAGGCTTCGACGATGCGGTTGGTGACCTCGACGAGCAGTTGGCGGCGTGCGGCGAGCTGCTCTTGGTCGGCCTGCTGCTCCAGACGCAGGGCATCGGCGCGCGGGAGGCGGCGCTTGGGGAGCGGGGAGGGGTCCATGACCGCCTCGGCGGCGTGGAAGGCGCGCCGCACAGCCAGGTAGGCGGACTCGAAGCCGTCGGCGTTGTCGGGCCATGCGGGCAGGGCGAGTTGGGCGCGTGCGGCAGGGGTGAGCTGATGGGCGAGGATGTCGGCGACCTCGGCCAGGACGACGCGTCCGTGGTTGCGCCAGGAGTCCAGGGTCATGGCGATGAACAGGGCCTTCAGGCTGACGGTGCGGGTGCGTCCGGCGTTGGATTTGCGGGCGCGCTGCTGTGCTTGGTGGAGCAGGGGGATGATGCCGGAGCGTTCGACGAGCTGGCGGGCGCGGGTGAAGTCGGCGGCTTTGACGTTCTGGCGGCGTTCTCGCAGCTGGTACAGCCATGGGGGTGTGCCGGTGTGGTCGTGCGGGAGTGGGCGGGGGTTGTGGGTGGGGGTCACGGCATCTCCCTGAGGATGGTGTGGGCCTGCTCGGCGCCGGTGCCTTGGAGGTAGGGCAGGAGGCGGGAGAGGGCGTGGAGCGAGTCGAGTCCGGCCGCGGCGAGCAGGACGGGCAGTGGGATGGGGATGTTCATGCGCTCGACCAGCCAGGTGGCGCGGCAGCGGCCCAGGACCAGGTGCGGTACGCGCGGGTCGCGGACGGCGCGGTAGATGAGGTCGGTGACGGTGTTGCTGGACCGGGCGAAGCAGGCAGGCCGGAAGAGGTAGCCGGTGCCTGCGTGCCCGGCGGCCTGGGCCAGGGTGCGTTCGTAGGGGCGTGAGCAGATGATCAGGCGGGTGCGGTTTCCGCGGACCGCGAGGACGCAGGAGCCGTCTTCCAGGACGCGTACGTCGGGGCCGCGCAAAGGGATGACTTCGGTGGTGTCCAGGCCGCAGCCCAGGCCGAGTGCCAGCAGCAGCCGCAGTCCGCGCCGGAGTTCGGCGGTGGACTGGCCGCCGGCCCAGGCCCAAAGACCGGGCTTGTCGTTCGGGCTGTAGGGCTGGGAGGCGTCGGACGAGGAGAGCGGGACGGGGCGTCCGCCGGGCAGGTCGGGCCCGAAGACGGCGGTCCTGAGGGCGGTGAGGCAGGCGCGGTAGTTCGCGCGGGTGGCCTGGGTGACCTCCGGGCAGCCTGCCGCTGCGAACTGCTCGACCATCGCGGGGGCCAGCCACAGGCGGGCGTCGGCCCGGTGGCCCTGCTGGTCGGCGAAGACGGCGATCCGCGTCAGGGCGGTGAGGAGGTCCCGGGCGCGATGGGTGGTTGTGGGGGTGGCGCGGGCGACGGTGGTGCGGACCTCGTCGGCAACGCGTTCCCAGGCAGGTGGTCTGTAGACAGCTACATCTGTCGCGGTCTGCACTACGACTCGTCCAGCGGCATCAGCCTCCGCTTCGGCTGGAACGGCCTGGAAAATGGTGACGCCTACCCCGAAGAGGGCGAGTCCCACCCAGCATGAACTCCACCCACGCATCACACTTCGAGGTCTCGTGGATTAGG
It contains:
- a CDS encoding DUF2254 domain-containing protein, whose protein sequence is MSDRGYRPPRVLSPLREHLRETFWFAPALTLVCAIVLWFVASEIDKQLIVYLQNEQAYDEIKDLLSIAEDTQTIVVTISSAMMTFIGVVFSISLVAVQMASGQLTPRVVRIFVRSRISKLTLSVFLATFVFSLLVLSSYESETDPRLVTSVPFVQSVLTAVLVGLSLLLFIAYVSSTLRLMQVGPVVDRITRDSFRVLGRMPSGLPQEGPITAETGQFVHEGRAGVLRDVNVARLVRAARQQGVVLRLIPRIGDFVVPGTPVLAVHGGSAPPRRALRYTVSVGVERTLHQDLAFGLRQLSDIALRAVSPAVNDPTTAVQCLDRIVQFLTALVDLPLGAVHHRDREGAVRLVQDVPGWADLVDLGFEEIRRCAVNSPQVTRRLLAGIDDLALLAAPDRQKPLIRHRALLVQAVERTVPDAAEREFALLPDRQGIG
- a CDS encoding sugar phosphate isomerase/epimerase family protein is translated as MSRRRTPVDAELARKLSRRSMLGVAAGATAAALVGAAAPTASAHDKPHGKPNGKPHGAPLLPPGRLGIQLYTLRDKVSTLGFDKVFAELEAFGYDEVEYAGYTQGSAGDITLAQLKRLTRDHGLKGIGSHVGYSDDNNPNAYTFAQNLTKVLDDAQALDLKHIGTASGPFRYGSTVDAWKRAADDFNTYGAAARKRGMKFYQHNHAEEFSFATDQPDVRLYDVLLAETDPDLVYLEMDIYWAYVGQFRFGKRVDGTPDSFDPLHYVLKHPDRYPLFHVKDGEEDVAARDGYRMVDVGDGDIDYARFLTAVNKTRGGRRDHHWQVEHDQPIVDSFTTARRSAAYLHTLRQKGC
- a CDS encoding nucleotide pyrophosphatase/phosphodiesterase family protein — its product is MTTAGTTDSPTPLLVLDVVGLTPRLLDHMPHLKALGQDGTHAPLGTVLPAVTCAAQSTFLTGTTPAEHGIVANGWYFRELGDVLLWRQHNGLVEGDKLWDAARRAHPGYTVANICWWYAMGADTDFTVTPRPVYYADGRKEPDCYTRPPALHDELTAKLGTFPLFHFWGPGADLVSSQWIIDATRHILDTRHPDLALCYLPHLDYDLQRYGPDDPRAFKAAADLDRAVAPLLDDARREGRTVVALSEYGITRVERPVDINRALRRAGLLEVHTQDGMEYLDPMTSRAFAVADHQIAHIYVRRPEDLEATREALADLPGIEQLLDDEGKKAHGLDHPRSGELVAVADPDAWFTYYYWLDDDRAPDFAQLVEIHRKPGYDPVELFLDPQDPYVRVRAATAVARKKLGMRYRMAVVPLDPSPIRGSHGRLPLSDDEGPLILCSTPHAFTGPVRATEVKSLLLQLAGLH
- the eboE gene encoding metabolite traffic protein EboE; the encoded protein is MRFRHPDGTTVHLAYCTNVHPAENLEGVRAQLRDHCEPVRKRLGRDRLGIGLWLARDAARTLVNDPSQLRSLRAELDHRGLEVVTLNGFPYEGFGAEEVKYRVYKPDWTDPERLAHTTDLARLLATLLPDDVTDGTISTLPIAWRTPYTGDPEAARTALAALTTLGERLDALAELTGKSIRIGLEPEPGCTVETTADAIAPLTAIGHERIGVCVDTCHLATSFEDPDGALDALDAAGIPVVKAQLSAALHAEHPHLPEVRTALAAFAEPRFLHQTRISTAAGLRGTDDLDEAVTGDTLPDSAPWRAHFHVPLHAPPAPPLTSTLPVLRSTLTRLVGGTQPLTRHLEVETYTWQALPAELRPRTRAQLADGIAAELTLARDLLVDLGLKELP
- a CDS encoding TatD family hydrolase — its product is MRIFDPHIHMTSRTTDDYQAMYDAGVRALVEPSFWLGQPRTSPASFFDYFDALLGWEPFRAAQYGIAHHCTLALNPKEANDPRCTPVLDALPRYLVKDSVVAVGEIGYDSMTPAEDTALAAQLQLAADHGLPALVHTPHRDKLAGLRRTIDVVRESNLAPEFVVLDHLNETTVKDALDSGCWAGFSIYPDTKMDEDRMVAVLKLHGTEKILVNSAADWGRSDPLKTRGVGDAMLAAGFTEDDVDQVLWRNPVAFYGQSGRLHLDTATPDPLHEGNSILRGGE
- a CDS encoding EboA domain-containing protein, with protein sequence MPMTSPDAPLLTRKELDAQLGGAARAWLDEAFAEAAHAAAHPDPGPSGNTYAAPPWELRYAAAGRQCGLEHADSVRALLLIEARAGLAAVTRLYEQGTAAERRAVLLTLPALDLGATAVALVEDALRANDTTLIAAAVGPYAGDRLDPHNWRHAVLKCLFTGVPVDAVAQLARRSRGDAELARMLGDYAAERIAAGRPVPADLHRVLALTAPGPDAPGPDAPGPDAPGPDAPGPDAPGTETTATGSAAHGPAAPTASTAPSEES